In Helianthus annuus cultivar XRQ/B chromosome 3, HanXRQr2.0-SUNRISE, whole genome shotgun sequence, a single window of DNA contains:
- the LOC110931946 gene encoding uncharacterized protein LOC110931946, which yields MRNRSLINFLVNNQYGTVFLKTVDASNCVKDAEKIFELLDGVIEEIGEDIVVQVVTDNASNYKKAGEMLMKKRKKLYWTPCAAHCIDLMLEKIGELPQHKNALLKAKKVSNFIYNHNWVLSLARKILGKDLLRPATTRFATAFLTIQSLYDSKDALQQMFVSNDWKNCAWAKKDDGKNVKKIIMDERTFWPSVVYTLQTTSPLVEVLRIVDGEQTPAMGFLYGAMDAWKEKIAKNLNNVEASYKEIWDIIDEKWDFQMHRALHAAAYYLNPKFRWSPDVSQHPEIKRGLYDVMERLVKDNGVYMKIEEQLILYREKKGLFGYRGSLATYQTRPPVLWWGEYGDDTPELKAFAMKILGLTCSASACERNWSTFNQVHTKRRNRLTTERMDDLVFIMYNRKLKQKFVKRSNLKEDEDPLLVENVMSDDEWIADPSDDDDDEDAIEVDAANVEESDEVIRTTRGSGATKTRRGGGIIERGGGSSSSKKRKAALHLIDEDDDDEDWVEEDCEDDEDDVRYAI from the exons ATGCGAAACCGAAGTCTAATCAATTTTTTGGTCAACAATCAATATGGAACGGTTTTTTTGAAAACGGTTGATGCATCGAACTGCGTGAAAGATGCTGAAAAGATTTTTGAATTGCTTGATGGTGTTATTGAAGAGATTGGGGAAGATATAGTCGTTCAAGTGGTGACCGACAACGCAAGTAACTACAAAAAGGCCGGAGAGATGTtaatgaagaagagaaagaaattgtATTGGACACCATGTGCCGCCCATTGCATCGATTTGATGCTTGAAAAAATTGGAGAATTGCCACAACACAAAAATGCTTTGCTTAAAGCAAAAAAAGTTAGCAATTTCATCTATAATCATAATTGGGTGTTGAGTTTGGCAAGAAAGATTCTTGGGAAAGATCTTCTTCGACCGGCCACCACAAGATTCGCCACGGCCTTTTTGACGATTCAAAGTCTTTATGATTCTAAAGATGCTTTGCAACAAATGTTCGTTTCTAATGATTGGAAGAATTGTGCTTGGGCTAAGAAAGACGATGGAaaaaatgtaaagaaaattattaTGGATGAGAGAACTTTTTGGCCTAGTGTGGTCTATACCCTTCAAACCACAAGCCCACTAGTTGAAGTGTTGAGGATCGTTGATGGTGAGCAAACACCCGCAATGGGATTTCTTTATGGAGCGATGGACGCGTGGAAGGAAAAAATTGCAAAGAACTTGAATAATGTCGAAGCGTCCTACAAAGAGATATGGGACATCATCGATGAAAAATGGGACTTTCAAATGCACCGCGCTTTGCATGCGGCTGCCTACTATCTAAATCCTAAATTTCGATGGAGTCCCGATGTTTCACAACATCCAGAGATTAAGAGAGGGTTGTATGATGTCATGGAACGACTCGTGAAGGACAACGGAGTCTACATGAAGATTGAAGAACAACTAATTCTTTACAGGGAAAAGAAAGGATTATTTGGTTATAGGGGTTCGTTGGCAACTTATCAAACACGTCCACCGG TTTTATGGTGGGGCGAATATGGAGATGATACCCCTGAACTCAAGGCGTTTGCAATGAAGATTTTGGGTCTTACATGTTCGGCTTCAGCTTGTGAACGTAATTGGAGTACGTTCAATCAAGTACATACAAAGAGACGAAACCGGTTGACCACCGAGAGGATGGACGATTTGGTGTTCATCATGTACAATAGAAAGTTGAAGCAAAAATTTGTAAAAAGGTCCAATTtaaaagaagatgaagatccTTTACTTGTTGAAAACGTCATGTCTGATGATGAGTGGATAGCCGACCCaagcgatgatgatgatgatgaagatgcaaTTGAAGTTGATGCGgcaaatgtggaagaaagtgacgAGGTGATTAGAACAACAAGAGGTAGTGGGGCCACTAAAACACGTAGAGGTGGTGGGATAATTGAGCGAGGCGGTGGAAGTTCATCATCTAAGAAAAGGAAAGCCGCCCTTCATTTGATTGACGAGGATGACGATGATGAGGATTGGGTTGAGGAAGATtgtgaggatgatgaagatgatgtgcGTTATGCTATTTGA